In Glycine max cultivar Williams 82 chromosome 7, Glycine_max_v4.0, whole genome shotgun sequence, a single window of DNA contains:
- the LOC102660330 gene encoding cytochrome c-type biogenesis CcmH-like mitochondrial protein, protein MASEDDAVKKAMIVDARARNISHNVRCTECGSQSIEDSQADIAILLRKLIRDEIQSGKTDKDIYKKLEDEFGETVLYTPKFDMQTAALWLLPLLIAGSAAGVWAYNRHKQKTNVHIMALNLVRGVPLTPKEKETMLDTLTPPHSQGARTPFWWRRWQGQ, encoded by the exons ATGGCGAGTGAGGATGATGCAGTAAAGAAGGCAATGATAGTAGATGCTCGGGCAAGAAACATTAGTCATAATGTGAGGTGCACGGAGTGTGGGAGTCAATCCATTGAGGATTCTCAAGCAGATATTGCCATTTTGCTCAGGAAG TTAATCCGTGATGAAATTCAATCTGGAAAGACTGACAAGGACATCTACAAAAAGCTTGAGGACGAATTTGGAGAGACTGTACTCTATACGCCCAAATTTGATATGCAGACAGCAGCTTTGTGGTTATTACCG CTCCTAATTGCAGGTTCAGCTGCAGGAGTATGGGCTTACAACAGGCATAAACAAAAGACTAATGTCCATATCATGGCTTTAAACCTTGTTAGAGGTGTTCCATTGACCCCAAAAGAGAAGGAAACAATGCTTGATACTCTTACACCTCCTCATTCACAGGGAGCTAGGACACCCTTCTGGTGGAGGAGATGGCAAGGTCAATGA